GGATCGCCACGAAGTAGGGCGATTCGCTCATGTCGAACCAGTGGCGCGTGCCGTCGGGTACCCCGATCAGATCACCCTGTTCGCACAGAATGTCGTAGACCTTGCCGCCGAGGTGCAGGGTGAACTGGCCGGCCCCGGCGACGAAGAAGCGGACTTCGTCCTCGCTGTGCGTATGTTCGCTGAGGAACTTCTGGCGCAGTGCCGCCCGCTCGGGGTGGTCAGGCTTGAGGCTGATCACATCCACCGACTGGTAGCCTTCCTCACTCATCAGCCGGTCGATATCCGCCCGGTAGGCGGCGATCACCGTGTCCGGATCGGCACCCGGAGAGATCGGTTGATCAGCGACCCATTGCTCGAAGCGGACACCGACCCCGGCCAGTTCGCGCGCGATGTCGGCGTGGTCGCCGTATTCGGCCAGCGGCGATTGAGGGCGGTTTTCCTCGAAAATGCGCAGGCGGCTCATGTGGTCAGTTTCCTCAGGTCCAGTTCGCAGCCCAGCAGGAACTCCAAGGCTTCGATGTGACGACGGGCCTCGGCCATGTCGCGGCCCCATGTATAGATGCCATGGCCGTCGATCAGGTAGGCAGCCAGTGGCTTGCCGGCGTCCAGCCAGCCATCGATGCGCTGGACCAGTTCGGGCATGTGCTGGGTGTTGGGGAAGACCGGGATCTCCAGCACGCTCTCGTGCGTGGTGTATCCGGCAATGGCCTTCTGCAGTTCCCAGCCTTCCAGTCGGATGACGCCTTCACGCGCAAACAGCCGCGAGGCGACGCTCTGCGTGCGCGAATGGGTGTGGAGCACCGCCTGGGCCTCGGGCCAGCGGCGATAGATATGCGTATGCAGATCGGTCTCGGCGCTGGGGCGTGCATCGGTGCCCACGGCCTTGCCCTGCATGTCCACCAGCATGATGTCGTCGCGGCCAAGGCTTCCCTTGTCGCGACCGGAGATGGTGATGGCCGCGTGTCCGGCATCCACGCGCATGGAAAAGTTGCTGCTGGTGGCCGGGGTCCAGCCAAGCGCTGACAGGGCGCGCGCCGCTGCGGCGACGGCGTCGGCACGCTGGGCGAAAAGCTCGGCGGAAATGGTGTCGGGAAGGATCTGGCTCATGCAAATGGACGTCCAAACAGGGCCTGATGATACACCATGCACACGCTGGCCTGTCGGGAAATGCGAGCCATTCGCGCCACGATCGCGCGACGGGCGTAGCATGCTGGTCAGTACCGCCATGTGCGGTGGATGTTGTATCAACGCGGGAGGTTTCCAAATGTCGCAAGAAGAAAACAGCGAGTCACGCCGCCGTTTCCTGAAGATCGCCGCCGGCACTGCCGCGGTTGCGGTCGTAGGCGGTTTTCCCCGGTTCGCTCGGGCTGCCGATTTGCCGCACCTCACGGATGCCGACCCCACTGCCAAGGCGCTGGGTTACGTTGCGGATGCCAGTACCACCAAGAATCCGAAGCACACGCCGGGCGCTGACTGTGCGAACTGCCAGTTCTACACGGGTGGCCCGACCGGGTTCGGTCCTTGCCAGTTGTTCCCGGGCAAGGCGGTCAGTGCGAAAGGCTGGTGTGTTTCGCATACGGCGAAGAGCTGAGCAGTAGCTAGTTCAACGTATCCAAAAGGCCGGCCATGTGCCGGCCTTTTTCGTGTCCGCAGGTGCGCCGGAAGATTGACGAGGCGGAAGAAAATGCTGCCCGACGCATCAGGCTGAGGAGCTGACTCGCCTGACGCGCCGGGCGGCAATCCGGGGCCCACTGCCAAGTGATCAACCCGCGGACTGAGGATCATACTCCGGTTGGTCGGTGCGGGCTAACCTGGGGGTGTGTTCTGTGCTGCCTTTGGTCCCGCAATAAAATCAATGACTTAAAATAAGATCATCAGTTTCACCTAATTGGGTGAAACTGGTTTGATCAACGCATTTAAAGGCATTTGATTACTTTTTAAGGATTATTCGGCTTTTTCGGCGGCGTTCACTGTTAATGCGGCTGTTTGCCGGCGAAGGTGGCTGTGCCGATACCCGTAGCCGAAATAGATCGCCAGGCCGATGGCAGTCCATACGATCATCAGCGCCCAGTTGAACCACTCAAAGGTGAGCAACAGGGCCAGGCAGCTAAGCACGCCCGCGCTGCAGATGCCCCATGCCCACGGCACCCGGAACGTGCGCGGAAGTTCTGGCGACGTATAGCGCAGGATGAGTACGCCGGCGCATACGGCCACGAAGGCGATCAGGGTACCCATCGAGGTGAGGTTGGCCAGCAGGTCGAGCGGGAAGACGGCGGCCAGCGCCGCGATGCAGAAGCCGGTGATCAGGGTGTTGATGTGCGGTGTGCGATGGCGCGGATGAATGCGTGCCAGCACCGGCGGCAGCAGGCCGTCGCGCGCCATGATCATGAAGATGCGCGGCTGGGCGATGATCATCACCAGGATCACCGAGGCAAGTCCGATCAGGGCGCCGAATTCCACCACCCAGCGCAACCAGTCGAGCTGCGGATGCACCTTGACGGCGGTCACCACCGGCTCGACGGTGTCCAGCTGGGCATAGGGAATCAGTCCGGTCAGTACCGCGGCCATGGCCAGGTACAGGATGGTGCAGATCGCCAGCGAGACGAGCATGCCGAACGGCAGATCACGCTGCGGGTTCTTGCATTCCTGGGCGGCGGTTGAGGTGGCCTCGAAGCCGATATACGCGAAGAACACCATCGCCGCACCGCGGAAGATGCCGGACCAGCCGTACTTGTCCGGTCCCTGCGGGGCCGGAATGAACGGGTGCCAGTTCGCCGGGTTGATATAGCGGTAGCCGGCGACCACCACAATGATGATCAACCCCACCTTGAGCCCCACCATCAGCAGGTTGATCCCGGCCGACTCGCGGATGCCGACGTAGCAGACCCAGGTCAGCGCCAGCACGATGGCCACGGCAGGCAGGTTGATCAAGGCGCCGGTCGCGACCAGGTGGCCGTTGGTGAAGGCCAGCGGAGCCGATGTCAGCGTCACCGGCAGATGCAGGCCGATGTTGTCCATCAGGCTGGTGAAGTAGCCGGTCCAACTGGCGGCGACGGCGGATGCCGAGATGCCGTATTCCAGCACCATGTTCCAGCCGATGAACCAGGCCAGCAGCTCGCCGAGCGTGGCGTAGGCGTAGGAATAGGAACTGCCCGAGATCGGGATCAGGGTGGCGAACTCGGCGTAGCACAGAGCGGTGAAGCCGCTGCAGATCGCTGCAAGGATGAAGGAGATCAGTACTGCCGGCCCGGCATGTTCTGCCGCGGCCTGCCCGGTGACCACGAAGATGCCGGTGCCGATGACGGCGCCGATGCCCAGCGCGGTGATACCCCATGGTCCGAGCGTGCGGCGAAGGCCCTGATCGTGCAGGTCGTCGGCGTTACTGAAATCGGTCTTGCGGGCGAGCAGTTGCTTGAGCATCGGGATGAGTATCTTGCGGCGGGATGCGAACGAGGAGGGGCGAAAGCAGACGAGCCGATGCGTCTGGCATCGGCTCGTCGGGTTTTCAGGCCGTGGTCTTGCGAAGCTTGCTGTTGCGGTAGCCGTAGAAACCGTAGATCAGGAAGCCGATGGTGGTCCATCCCAGGATCAGCCACCAGCGCACCACGAATGCCTGCCAGAACAGGAACAGGCAGGCCGCGGCACCCAGCGGGCAAACGATCCACGGCAGCGGCACGCGGAACGAGCGTGGCAGATCCGGGCGGGTATAGCGCAGCACCAGCACGCCGATGCAGACGGTGGTGAAGGCCAGCAGGGTGCCCATCGAGACCAGGTCGCCCAGCACGTCGACCGGGAACAGGCTGGCCAGGACTGCAGCGATCACACCCACGATGATGGTGCCGACGTAGGGCGTGCGGTGCTTCGGATGTACGCGCCCCAGTGCCTTCGGCAGCAGGCCGTCGCCGGACATGGCGTAGAAGATACGCGGCTGGCCCATCAGCATCACCAACACCACCGAGCTGAGGCCGGCAAGCGCGGCGAATACCACCAGGATGCGCAGCACGCCCAATACATGGCTGGCGAAGCTGCCTGCCGCCACGGTGCCCAGCACGTAGTTCAGCGCGGTCGCCACCGGCTCGGGCGTGTTCAGGTCGCGGAATGGGGCCAGGCCGGTCAGCGCCGCCGACATGGCGATGTAG
This window of the Dyella sp. A6 genome carries:
- a CDS encoding acireductone dioxygenase; amino-acid sequence: MSRLRIFEENRPQSPLAEYGDHADIARELAGVGVRFEQWVADQPISPGADPDTVIAAYRADIDRLMSEEGYQSVDVISLKPDHPERAALRQKFLSEHTHSEDEVRFFVAGAGQFTLHLGGKVYDILCEQGDLIGVPDGTRHWFDMSESPYFVAIRLFTNKDGWVANFTGDDIAQRFPRMTPHASAR
- a CDS encoding amino acid permease; this encodes MLKQLLARKTDFSNADDLHDQGLRRTLGPWGITALGIGAVIGTGIFVVTGQAAAEHAGPAVLISFILAAICSGFTALCYAEFATLIPISGSSYSYAYATLGELLAWFIGWNMVLEYGISASAVAASWTGYFTSLMDNIGLHLPVTLTSAPLAFTNGHLVATGALINLPAVAIVLALTWVCYVGIRESAGINLLMVGLKVGLIIIVVVAGYRYINPANWHPFIPAPQGPDKYGWSGIFRGAAMVFFAYIGFEATSTAAQECKNPQRDLPFGMLVSLAICTILYLAMAAVLTGLIPYAQLDTVEPVVTAVKVHPQLDWLRWVVEFGALIGLASVILVMIIAQPRIFMIMARDGLLPPVLARIHPRHRTPHINTLITGFCIAALAAVFPLDLLANLTSMGTLIAFVAVCAGVLILRYTSPELPRTFRVPWAWGICSAGVLSCLALLLTFEWFNWALMIVWTAIGLAIYFGYGYRHSHLRRQTAALTVNAAEKAE
- a CDS encoding high-potential iron-sulfur protein encodes the protein MSQEENSESRRRFLKIAAGTAAVAVVGGFPRFARAADLPHLTDADPTAKALGYVADASTTKNPKHTPGADCANCQFYTGGPTGFGPCQLFPGKAVSAKGWCVSHTAKS
- a CDS encoding methylthioribulose 1-phosphate dehydratase — encoded protein: MSQILPDTISAELFAQRADAVAAAARALSALGWTPATSSNFSMRVDAGHAAITISGRDKGSLGRDDIMLVDMQGKAVGTDARPSAETDLHTHIYRRWPEAQAVLHTHSRTQSVASRLFAREGVIRLEGWELQKAIAGYTTHESVLEIPVFPNTQHMPELVQRIDGWLDAGKPLAAYLIDGHGIYTWGRDMAEARRHIEALEFLLGCELDLRKLTT